From Burkholderia sp. WP9, a single genomic window includes:
- a CDS encoding MFS transporter: MPAANRRAMAAIMLAVALATLDTAIANTALPAIAADLHAAPAASVWIINAYQLAMVATLLPLAALGDIVGHRRIYISGIALFTLASLACSLASTLPLLAAARVVQGLGASAIMSVNTALIRYLYPPHRLGRGLGTNALIVGVSFAVGPTVASLILSVAAWPWLFAVNVPLGLLALGFAWPALPHTERGRHNFDPVAALLNVVTFAALIFALGEAAQRASTQLVLSAAAVALVFGLLLIRREAGHPAPMLPVDLFRRPVFALSAVTAVCSFAAQGLAFVSLPFYFEDVLHRSQVETGFLMTPWPVVVALAAPLAGNLSDRYPPGLLGAIGLAVMSAGMASLALLPVHPHVLDIGIRMAICGAGFGFFQSPNLKALMASAPPERSGGASGIVATARLLGQTTGAALVALSFGIAGRHGPTLALSTGAFFAGAASLASGLRLLAPSHRSGVHAKASMK, from the coding sequence ATGCCCGCCGCCAACCGCCGCGCGATGGCCGCGATCATGCTCGCCGTCGCGCTCGCCACGCTCGACACCGCCATCGCCAATACCGCGCTGCCCGCCATTGCCGCCGACCTGCATGCGGCGCCCGCGGCGTCGGTGTGGATCATCAACGCGTATCAACTCGCGATGGTCGCGACACTCCTGCCGCTTGCCGCGCTCGGCGATATCGTCGGGCATCGGCGGATCTATATCAGCGGCATTGCGCTGTTCACGCTGGCATCGCTGGCGTGCTCGCTCGCGTCCACGCTGCCGCTGCTCGCCGCCGCGCGCGTCGTGCAAGGCCTCGGCGCGAGCGCGATCATGAGCGTGAATACCGCGTTGATCCGCTATCTGTATCCGCCCCACCGGCTTGGACGCGGCCTCGGCACCAACGCGCTGATCGTCGGCGTGTCGTTCGCGGTCGGGCCGACGGTGGCTTCGCTGATTCTGTCCGTCGCCGCGTGGCCCTGGCTGTTCGCGGTCAACGTGCCGCTCGGCCTGCTGGCTTTGGGTTTCGCATGGCCGGCCTTGCCGCACACCGAACGCGGCAGGCACAACTTCGATCCGGTTGCCGCGCTCCTGAATGTGGTCACGTTTGCCGCGCTGATCTTCGCGCTCGGCGAGGCGGCCCAGCGGGCCTCGACGCAACTGGTGCTGAGCGCCGCGGCTGTCGCGCTCGTGTTCGGGCTGTTGCTGATTCGCCGCGAAGCCGGCCACCCGGCACCGATGCTGCCGGTCGATCTGTTCCGGCGGCCGGTGTTCGCGTTGTCGGCGGTGACCGCGGTTTGCTCGTTTGCCGCGCAAGGGCTGGCGTTCGTCTCGCTGCCGTTCTACTTCGAGGACGTGCTGCATCGCAGTCAGGTCGAAACCGGCTTTCTGATGACGCCGTGGCCGGTGGTGGTCGCGCTCGCCGCGCCGCTGGCGGGCAATCTGTCCGACCGCTATCCGCCGGGGCTGCTCGGCGCGATCGGCCTCGCGGTGATGTCGGCGGGGATGGCTTCGCTCGCGCTGTTGCCGGTTCATCCGCACGTGCTCGACATCGGCATTCGCATGGCAATTTGCGGCGCGGGCTTCGGCTTCTTCCAGTCGCCGAATCTGAAAGCGTTGATGGCGAGCGCGCCGCCCGAGCGCAGCGGCGGCGCCAGCGGGATCGTTGCGACCGCGCGGCTGCTCGGGCAGACCACCGGCGCCGCGCTGGTCGCGTTGAGCTTCGGGATTGCCGGACGGCACGGGCCGACGCTGGCGCTCAGCACTGGCGCCTTCTTTGCGGGCGCGGCGAGCCTGGCGAGCGGGTTGCGTTTGCTGGCGCCGTCACATCGGTCGGGTGTGCATGCGAAAGCGTCGATGAAATGA
- the gndA gene encoding NADP-dependent phosphogluconate dehydrogenase, with product MGKQAIGVVGLAVMGRNLALNIESRGHAVSVYNRSREKTDELVAEYPDRKLVPAFTLEEFVESLEKPRRILLMVKAGEGTDATINQLKPLLDKGDILIDGGNTHFTDTIRRNQDLAKSGLHFIGTGVSGGEEGALKGPSIMPGGQRDAYDLVAPILTEIAAKAPDGEPCVAYMGPDGAGHFVKMVHNGIEYGDMQLIAESYAVLKQVVGLSNEELGKVYTEWNEGELDSYLIEITSKIFSKKDEETGKDLVDVILDRAAQKGTGKWTSQNALDLGAPLPLITEAVFARVLSSLKTQRVAASKVLEGPAAKPLAAERQAFIESVRRALYFSKVISYAQGFAQLRAASEEYKWDLDFGTIAKIFRAGCIIRARFLQKITDAYTKDKAIANLLLDPYFRDIAKNYQSALREVVIAAINAGVPVPAFASAIAYFDAYRSERLPANLVQAQRDFFGAHTFERTDKPGSFHANWS from the coding sequence ATGGGCAAACAGGCAATCGGCGTGGTGGGGCTGGCGGTCATGGGCCGCAATCTGGCGCTCAACATCGAGAGCCGCGGCCACGCGGTGTCGGTGTACAACCGCAGCCGCGAAAAAACCGACGAACTCGTCGCCGAATATCCGGACAGGAAGCTGGTGCCGGCCTTCACGCTGGAAGAATTCGTGGAGTCGCTGGAAAAGCCGCGCCGCATTCTGCTGATGGTCAAGGCCGGCGAGGGCACCGACGCCACGATCAACCAGTTGAAACCGCTGCTCGACAAGGGCGACATTCTGATCGACGGCGGCAACACGCATTTCACCGACACGATCCGCCGCAATCAGGATCTCGCCAAGTCCGGCCTGCATTTCATCGGCACCGGCGTCTCGGGCGGTGAGGAAGGCGCATTGAAAGGCCCGTCGATCATGCCGGGCGGCCAGCGCGACGCCTACGACCTCGTGGCCCCGATCCTCACCGAAATCGCCGCCAAGGCGCCGGACGGCGAGCCGTGCGTCGCCTATATGGGACCGGACGGCGCGGGCCACTTCGTGAAGATGGTGCACAACGGCATCGAATACGGCGATATGCAGCTGATCGCGGAAAGCTACGCGGTGCTCAAGCAGGTGGTCGGACTCTCGAACGAAGAGCTGGGCAAGGTCTACACCGAGTGGAACGAGGGCGAGCTCGACAGCTATCTGATCGAAATCACCTCGAAGATTTTCAGCAAGAAAGACGAAGAAACCGGCAAGGATCTGGTCGACGTGATCCTGGATCGCGCCGCGCAGAAGGGCACCGGCAAGTGGACCAGCCAGAACGCGCTTGATCTCGGCGCGCCGCTGCCGCTGATTACGGAAGCCGTGTTCGCGCGCGTGCTGTCGTCGCTGAAGACGCAGCGCGTGGCCGCGAGCAAAGTGCTGGAGGGCCCGGCGGCCAAGCCGCTCGCCGCCGAGCGTCAGGCGTTCATCGAGTCGGTGCGCCGCGCGCTTTACTTCAGCAAGGTGATCTCGTACGCACAAGGCTTCGCGCAACTGCGCGCCGCCTCGGAAGAGTACAAGTGGGATCTGGATTTCGGCACGATCGCGAAGATCTTCCGCGCCGGCTGTATCATCCGCGCCCGCTTCCTGCAAAAAATCACGGACGCTTATACGAAGGACAAAGCGATCGCTAACCTGCTGCTCGATCCGTATTTCCGCGACATCGCGAAGAACTACCAGTCGGCTCTGCGCGAAGTCGTGATCGCGGCGATCAACGCGGGCGTGCCGGTGCCGGCTTTCGCGTCGGCAATCGCGTATTTCGACGCGTATCGTTCGGAACGCCTGCCGGCGAACCTGGTGCAGGCACAGCGCGATTTCTTCGGCGCGCATACTTTCGAACGCACCGACAAGCCGGGCAGCTTCCACGCGAACTGGAGCTGA
- the ltaE gene encoding low-specificity L-threonine aldolase: protein MIDLRSDTVTRPSPAMLAAMSAAEVGDDVWGDDPTVLRLQATAAERAGKEAGLFFPSGTQSNLAALMAHCARGDEYIVGQLAHTYKYEGGGAAVLGSIQPQPLENAADGSIPLEKIAAAIKPIDNHFARTRLLALENTIGGKVLPAAYVTEAVQLARQRGLSVHLDGARVYNAAVASGKPVAALCEPFDSISICFSKGLGAPVGSVLVGSQALIDVAHRWRKVLGGGMRQAGILAAACLYALDHNVERLADDHAHAAHLAAGLEGIEHVKVQSVATNMVFAQFPQQHCAPLEAWLKERGILTQMLYASRFVTHKDVSRGDIDTFIAAVKAYFAAR from the coding sequence ATGATCGATTTGCGCAGCGATACCGTAACCCGTCCGAGTCCGGCGATGCTCGCGGCCATGTCGGCCGCCGAAGTGGGCGATGACGTCTGGGGCGACGACCCCACCGTGCTGCGTCTGCAGGCCACGGCTGCCGAACGCGCCGGCAAGGAGGCGGGTCTGTTCTTCCCGAGCGGCACGCAAAGCAACCTCGCTGCCTTGATGGCGCACTGTGCGCGCGGCGACGAATACATCGTCGGGCAGTTGGCTCACACCTACAAGTACGAAGGCGGCGGCGCCGCAGTGCTCGGCAGCATCCAGCCGCAGCCGCTCGAGAATGCCGCGGACGGTTCGATTCCGCTGGAGAAGATCGCCGCTGCGATCAAGCCCATCGACAACCATTTCGCGCGCACGCGGCTGCTGGCGTTGGAGAACACCATCGGCGGCAAGGTGCTGCCGGCTGCTTATGTCACGGAGGCCGTGCAGCTTGCGCGTCAGCGCGGGCTGTCCGTTCATCTCGACGGCGCACGCGTCTACAACGCGGCGGTCGCGTCGGGCAAGCCGGTCGCGGCATTGTGTGAACCGTTCGATTCGATCTCGATCTGTTTTTCGAAGGGACTCGGCGCGCCGGTCGGCTCAGTGCTGGTCGGCAGCCAGGCGCTGATCGACGTGGCGCACCGCTGGCGCAAGGTGCTGGGCGGCGGCATGCGTCAGGCCGGCATTCTGGCGGCCGCTTGCCTGTATGCGCTCGATCACAACGTCGAGCGTCTCGCCGACGACCACGCGCACGCCGCGCATCTGGCAGCGGGTCTGGAAGGCATCGAGCACGTCAAGGTGCAGTCGGTCGCGACCAATATGGTGTTCGCTCAGTTTCCGCAGCAGCATTGCGCGCCGCTCGAAGCGTGGCTCAAGGAGCGCGGGATTCTCACGCAGATGCTGTATGCGTCGCGATTCGTGACGCATAAGGACGTGTCGCGCGGGGATATCGATACGTTCATCGCTGCGGTGAAGGCGTATTTCGCGGCGCGGTGA
- a CDS encoding alpha/beta hydrolase, which produces MTTTPQTIEIETAPNPEFAVILLHGLGADANDFVPLVPELRLANGPAVRFVFPNAPEMAVTANNGYVMRAWYDIRSFQSIERQVDEAGIEASCASVRQLIAGQNERGIPTSKIFLAGFSQGGAMTYTAGLTHPATLGGLIVMSGYLPSRAFLQRHLAPANHATPIFAAHGEYDEVLPIQLGEAARDFALAQGNKVEWHAYPMEHSVCGEEVAALRAWLGARITALV; this is translated from the coding sequence ATGACCACCACGCCGCAAACCATTGAAATCGAAACCGCACCGAATCCTGAATTTGCCGTGATCCTGCTGCATGGTCTCGGTGCCGACGCCAACGACTTCGTGCCGCTGGTGCCGGAATTGCGTCTCGCCAATGGACCCGCCGTGCGTTTCGTGTTTCCCAACGCGCCGGAGATGGCGGTGACCGCGAACAACGGCTATGTGATGCGCGCGTGGTACGACATCCGCTCGTTCCAGTCGATCGAGCGCCAGGTCGACGAGGCGGGCATCGAAGCGTCTTGCGCATCCGTGCGGCAACTGATCGCCGGGCAGAACGAGCGCGGCATTCCGACCTCGAAAATATTTCTCGCCGGCTTTTCGCAGGGTGGCGCGATGACATACACAGCAGGGCTCACGCATCCGGCGACGCTGGGCGGGTTGATCGTCATGTCAGGTTACTTGCCCTCCAGAGCCTTTCTCCAGCGTCACCTCGCACCCGCGAACCACGCAACGCCGATCTTTGCCGCGCACGGCGAATATGACGAGGTATTGCCGATCCAGCTCGGCGAGGCCGCGCGCGACTTTGCGCTGGCGCAGGGCAACAAGGTCGAGTGGCATGCCTATCCGATGGAACATTCCGTGTGCGGTGAAGAAGTCGCCGCACTGCGCGCGTGGCTCGGTGCGCGTATCACGGCACTGGTGTAG
- a CDS encoding alpha/beta hydrolase gives MKFVPVLLASALAFGSAFAASPAAQATPDRVTSGLLSALNSGKGPAINTLPPAQARQVLVDAQNGVKVDLSGIDVSNRTIEQDGISVPLTIVRPHGASGTLPVFMFFHGGGWILGDFQTHERLVRDLVVQSGAVAVFVNYTPSPEARYPVAINQAYAATKWVAAHGDEIGVDGNRLAVVGNSVGGNMAAVVSLMAKDKQGPAIRFQGLMWPVTDNNFNDGSYNQFQQGHFLTRPMMKWFWDAYTKDPKQRNEIYASPLRATTEQLKGLPPALIQVAESDVLRDEGEAYGRKLDAAGDEVATVRYDGTIHDFGLLNALAEDAPTKAATRQLANELKQRLQ, from the coding sequence ATCAAGTTCGTCCCAGTGCTGCTGGCCTCTGCTCTCGCCTTCGGTTCCGCTTTTGCGGCAAGCCCCGCTGCACAAGCCACCCCTGACCGCGTAACGTCCGGCTTGCTGAGCGCGTTAAACAGCGGCAAGGGTCCCGCGATCAATACCTTGCCGCCTGCCCAGGCTCGGCAAGTTCTGGTCGATGCACAGAACGGCGTGAAAGTCGATCTGTCGGGTATCGACGTCTCCAACCGCACCATCGAGCAGGACGGCATCAGCGTGCCGTTGACGATCGTCCGTCCGCACGGCGCGAGCGGAACGTTGCCCGTGTTCATGTTCTTCCACGGTGGCGGCTGGATACTCGGCGACTTCCAGACTCACGAGCGTCTGGTGCGCGATCTGGTGGTGCAATCGGGCGCCGTCGCGGTCTTCGTGAACTACACGCCTTCGCCGGAGGCTCGCTATCCGGTCGCGATCAACCAGGCCTATGCCGCCACGAAGTGGGTTGCCGCGCACGGCGACGAAATCGGCGTGGACGGCAATCGCCTCGCCGTGGTCGGCAACAGCGTCGGCGGCAACATGGCCGCGGTGGTGAGCCTGATGGCGAAAGACAAGCAAGGCCCGGCAATCCGTTTCCAGGGATTGATGTGGCCCGTCACGGACAATAATTTCAACGACGGTTCGTACAATCAGTTCCAGCAAGGCCACTTTCTGACCCGGCCGATGATGAAGTGGTTCTGGGACGCCTACACGAAGGATCCGAAGCAGCGCAACGAGATCTATGCGTCGCCGCTGCGCGCAACGACGGAGCAGTTGAAAGGCTTGCCGCCGGCGCTGATTCAGGTCGCCGAATCCGACGTGTTGCGTGACGAAGGCGAAGCTTACGGCCGCAAGCTCGACGCAGCCGGTGACGAAGTGGCCACTGTCCGTTACGACGGCACGATTCACGACTTCGGCTTGCTCAACGCGCTGGCTGAAGATGCGCCGACCAAAGCGGCCACGCGGCAACTTGCCAACGAACTGAAGCAGCGTCTGCAGTAA
- a CDS encoding peptidoglycan DD-metalloendopeptidase family protein — MTRPWQLTGTRWLTAAALGVMFSGCTTMPWDSTPFYSSTPSRPTTLSTVPVPAGFYRVNPGDTIGAIASAYGHKPQEIAAWNGLAANAAVNPGQVLRVSPPMASGSVVTPPVAVAPNGPATAPGAPTASAGPQQGVLQWPVRGPVLRAFAPGKSNGIVIGGRPGDPVKAAATGRVVYAGSGIEAYGPLIIIKHDDSLITAYGQNSTLLVKEGDAVAQGQTIGEVGVDSRGVASIQFEVRQNGQPVDPLAWLPKPGG; from the coding sequence ATGACAAGACCATGGCAATTGACGGGGACCCGGTGGCTGACAGCCGCCGCGCTCGGCGTGATGTTCAGCGGCTGCACGACGATGCCGTGGGACAGCACGCCGTTTTACAGCAGCACGCCGTCCCGGCCGACCACGCTCAGCACGGTTCCTGTTCCCGCCGGTTTTTACCGGGTCAATCCGGGTGACACGATCGGCGCCATTGCGTCGGCTTACGGCCATAAACCTCAGGAAATCGCGGCGTGGAATGGCCTCGCGGCCAACGCCGCGGTCAATCCGGGGCAAGTGCTGCGGGTGTCGCCGCCAATGGCCTCGGGCAGTGTGGTGACGCCGCCAGTCGCTGTCGCGCCGAATGGTCCCGCTACGGCGCCCGGCGCGCCCACGGCGTCCGCCGGGCCACAGCAAGGCGTGTTGCAATGGCCGGTTCGAGGGCCGGTGCTCAGAGCGTTCGCGCCGGGCAAGTCGAACGGCATCGTGATCGGCGGACGGCCGGGCGATCCGGTCAAGGCGGCCGCCACCGGCCGCGTGGTCTACGCGGGCTCGGGTATCGAAGCGTACGGCCCGCTCATCATCATCAAACACGACGATTCGTTGATCACCGCCTACGGGCAGAACAGCACGCTGCTGGTCAAGGAGGGCGACGCGGTCGCGCAGGGGCAAACCATCGGCGAAGTCGGGGTGGACAGCCGCGGCGTCGCGTCGATCCAGTTCGAGGTCCGTCAGAACGGCCAGCCCGTCGATCCGCTTGCCTGGCTGCCGAAGCCGGGCGGATGA
- a CDS encoding cupin domain-containing protein codes for MKIIRSKDFTAPRAWGALDIANMGGITTRLHWTDQPYKWHVNDGEEVFAVLDGRVEMRYREDGVEQSAVLETGDVFYAAVGTEHVAHPIGAARILVVESEGSV; via the coding sequence ATGAAGATCATTCGCAGCAAGGATTTCACCGCGCCGCGCGCCTGGGGCGCGCTCGATATCGCCAACATGGGCGGCATTACGACGCGGCTGCATTGGACCGATCAACCTTATAAGTGGCATGTCAACGACGGCGAGGAAGTATTCGCCGTGCTCGATGGCCGCGTCGAGATGCGCTATCGCGAGGACGGCGTCGAACAGTCGGCCGTTCTGGAAACGGGCGACGTGTTTTACGCCGCGGTGGGCACCGAACATGTGGCTCATCCGATCGGCGCGGCGCGCATTCTGGTGGTCGAGTCGGAGGGCAGCGTCTGA
- a CDS encoding glycogen/starch/alpha-glucan phosphorylase, with amino-acid sequence MTAVDLEFDQLNSTVDALRRSISNRMMYGVGKDAVTAHPHDWLHAAALAVRDRLVARWMKTTRLQYEQDVKRVYYLSMEFLIGRTFTNALLALGIHDQMKEALASLGVDMEALTDIEPDAALGNGGLGRLAACFLDSMATLGIPGFGYGIRYEYGMFRQEIVNGEQVEAPDYWLRAGNPWEFPRPEVTYMVHFGGRTVQRGEHVEWIDTEHVNATAYDTVIPGYDTDATNTLRLWSARATEELDLGAFNRGDYRNAVDTKNMSENVSRLLYPDDSTPAGRELRLRQEYFFVSATMQDLIRRYQRTHSTFGRFSEKVAVHLNDTHPVLAIPELMRLLVDVHHLQWDKAWKHVTQIFSYTNHTLMPEALETWDVEMLARLLPRHLEIIFEINAQFLKHVSEHSGHDGEMIRRISLVDEYGQRRVRMAYLAIVASQKVNGVSKLHSQLMTRDIFADFARIYPDRFTNVTNGITPRRWLAQASPSLSSLIDQQIGKHWRTNLFELEQLRNLRNDSGFIEAFREAKRQNKLRLVHRLAHHTKLRFDPDALFDLQVKRIHEYKRQLLNVLHVIVRYNQIRAHPERDWVPRVVLFAGKAASAYRMAKTIIKLIGDVSQKVNHDPLIGDRLKVVFVPNYGVSVAELIIPAADLSEQISMAGTEASGTGNMKLALNGALTIGTMDGANIEICDAVGRENIFIFGHTADEVDSLRATGYRPRQIYEENPELRMALDQIRTGFFSPDDPLRFSDIFHTLVDWGDHYMVLADFAAFAKAQNEVDARFVDKRAWTDSAIENVAGMGQFSSDRTIGEYARNIWHVSPLEID; translated from the coding sequence ATGACAGCCGTCGATCTGGAATTCGACCAGCTCAACAGTACCGTCGACGCGCTACGGCGCTCAATTTCCAACCGCATGATGTACGGCGTCGGCAAGGACGCCGTCACCGCGCATCCGCATGACTGGCTGCACGCCGCGGCGCTTGCCGTGCGCGACCGGCTGGTCGCGCGCTGGATGAAGACCACGCGCCTGCAGTACGAACAGGACGTGAAGCGCGTCTACTACCTGTCGATGGAATTCCTGATCGGCCGGACCTTTACGAACGCCTTGCTGGCGCTCGGCATCCACGACCAGATGAAGGAAGCGCTCGCGAGTCTGGGCGTCGATATGGAGGCGCTGACCGATATCGAGCCGGACGCCGCGCTCGGCAACGGCGGCCTCGGCCGGCTCGCGGCCTGCTTTCTCGATTCGATGGCGACGCTCGGCATTCCGGGTTTCGGCTACGGCATCCGTTACGAATATGGCATGTTCCGTCAGGAGATCGTCAACGGCGAGCAGGTCGAAGCGCCGGACTACTGGTTGCGCGCGGGCAATCCGTGGGAGTTTCCGCGGCCGGAAGTCACTTACATGGTTCACTTCGGCGGGCGCACGGTGCAGCGTGGCGAGCATGTCGAATGGATCGACACGGAGCACGTGAACGCCACCGCCTACGACACCGTCATTCCCGGTTACGACACGGACGCGACCAACACGCTGCGCCTGTGGTCGGCGCGCGCGACCGAAGAGCTCGATCTGGGCGCGTTCAATCGCGGCGACTACCGCAACGCGGTCGACACGAAGAACATGTCGGAGAACGTCTCGCGCCTGCTGTATCCGGACGACTCGACGCCGGCCGGTCGCGAGCTGCGTCTGCGTCAGGAATACTTTTTCGTTTCGGCGACCATGCAGGATCTGATTCGCCGCTATCAGCGCACGCACAGCACGTTCGGGCGCTTCTCCGAAAAGGTGGCGGTGCATCTGAACGATACGCACCCCGTGCTGGCGATTCCCGAGCTGATGCGTTTGCTGGTGGATGTCCATCATCTGCAGTGGGATAAGGCGTGGAAGCATGTCACGCAGATTTTCTCGTACACGAACCACACGCTGATGCCCGAAGCGCTCGAGACGTGGGACGTGGAGATGCTCGCGCGCCTGTTGCCGCGGCATCTCGAGATCATCTTCGAGATCAACGCGCAGTTTCTCAAGCATGTCAGCGAGCATTCGGGGCATGACGGCGAGATGATCCGCCGCATTTCGCTCGTCGACGAATACGGGCAGCGGCGCGTGCGGATGGCCTATCTGGCGATCGTTGCGAGTCAGAAGGTGAACGGCGTGTCGAAGCTGCATTCGCAACTGATGACCCGCGATATTTTCGCCGACTTCGCGCGCATCTACCCGGACCGCTTCACCAACGTCACGAACGGCATCACACCGCGCCGCTGGCTCGCCCAGGCGAGCCCGTCGCTGTCGTCGCTGATCGACCAGCAGATCGGCAAGCACTGGCGCACCAATCTGTTCGAGCTGGAGCAACTGCGAAACCTGCGTAACGACAGCGGTTTTATTGAGGCCTTCCGTGAAGCGAAGCGGCAGAACAAGCTGCGGCTCGTGCATCGCCTCGCCCATCACACCAAGCTGCGTTTCGATCCGGATGCGCTCTTCGATCTGCAGGTCAAGCGCATTCACGAATACAAGCGGCAACTGCTCAACGTGCTGCACGTGATCGTGCGCTACAACCAGATTCGCGCGCATCCCGAGCGTGACTGGGTGCCTCGCGTGGTGCTGTTCGCCGGCAAGGCCGCGTCCGCATACCGGATGGCGAAGACGATCATCAAGCTGATCGGCGATGTCAGTCAGAAGGTCAATCACGATCCGCTGATCGGCGACCGCCTGAAAGTGGTGTTCGTGCCGAACTACGGCGTAAGCGTGGCAGAACTGATCATTCCGGCCGCTGATCTGTCGGAGCAGATTTCGATGGCGGGCACGGAAGCATCGGGGACCGGCAACATGAAACTCGCGCTCAACGGCGCGTTGACGATCGGCACGATGGACGGCGCGAACATCGAGATCTGCGATGCGGTGGGGCGCGAGAACATCTTCATCTTCGGCCATACCGCCGACGAAGTCGACAGCCTGCGCGCCACCGGCTACCGGCCGCGGCAAATCTACGAAGAGAACCCCGAGCTGCGCATGGCGCTCGACCAGATCCGCACGGGTTTCTTTTCGCCGGACGATCCGCTGCGCTTCTCGGATATTTTCCACACGCTGGTCGACTGGGGCGATCACTACATGGTGCTGGCCGATTTTGCCGCATTCGCGAAGGCGCAGAACGAGGTGGACGCGCGCTTCGTCGACAAGCGCGCGTGGACCGACAGCGCGATCGAGAATGTGGCGGGCATGGGGCAGTTTTCGTCGGATCGCACGATCGGCGAATATGCACGCAACATCTGGCATGTGAGTCCGCTCGAGATCGATTAG
- a CDS encoding organic hydroperoxide resistance protein: MTKIDNVLYRAHAKATGGRDGRAVVPEGSLDLKLTTPKQLGGAGGEGTNPEQLFAAGYSACFVGAMKFVAARERIAIPADVSVEGSVGIGAIPNGFGIEVELKISLPGMAQDAAQALVDKAHIVCPYSNATRNNIAVTLTLV, translated from the coding sequence GTGACCAAGATCGACAACGTGCTGTACCGCGCTCACGCCAAGGCAACCGGTGGCCGTGACGGCCGCGCCGTGGTGCCCGAAGGCAGCCTCGACCTGAAGCTGACCACGCCGAAGCAACTCGGCGGTGCCGGTGGCGAGGGCACCAACCCGGAGCAACTGTTCGCGGCCGGCTACAGCGCGTGCTTCGTCGGTGCGATGAAGTTCGTCGCGGCGCGCGAGCGCATCGCGATTCCCGCTGACGTTTCCGTCGAGGGCAGCGTCGGCATCGGCGCGATCCCGAATGGCTTCGGAATCGAAGTGGAGTTGAAGATCTCGCTGCCCGGCATGGCGCAAGACGCGGCGCAGGCTCTCGTCGACAAGGCGCACATCGTGTGTCCGTATTCGAACGCTACGCGCAACAACATCGCCGTCACGCTCACGCTCGTCTAA
- a CDS encoding DUF4148 domain-containing protein produces the protein MKSLISAVVVAAALVAPVASFAQSNQPVTRAQVRAELVQLEKAGYNPVGDHTDYPSNLQAAQARVDAQNGTAQAVNSGYGAPIAGSSQAGRPLSSNDRNSVYFGN, from the coding sequence ATGAAATCCCTTATCTCTGCAGTCGTCGTTGCCGCCGCTCTGGTTGCTCCTGTTGCTTCGTTTGCTCAATCGAACCAGCCGGTGACGCGCGCTCAAGTCCGCGCTGAACTGGTTCAACTGGAAAAGGCCGGCTACAACCCGGTGGGCGATCATACCGACTACCCGTCTAACCTGCAGGCCGCTCAGGCTCGCGTCGATGCTCAAAACGGTACTGCCCAAGCCGTGAACAGCGGCTACGGCGCACCTATCGCCGGCAGTTCGCAAGCCGGCCGTCCGCTGAGCAGCAACGACCGTAACTCGGTCTACTTCGGCAACTAA
- a CDS encoding DUF6232 family protein, whose amino-acid sequence METPFNDRGVSVTRNALSAAGQVFPLRDIVSVQVVTVQKNKALPLAISLVGLAGAIVGGILRSPVGMVCGTMLAVVGWLTWATQDITHRLMVQTANGEREALMSTDRDFVERVGAAVNEAKSTAATPKV is encoded by the coding sequence ATGGAAACCCCTTTCAATGATCGTGGCGTGTCGGTCACGCGCAATGCACTCTCGGCCGCCGGCCAGGTCTTTCCGCTGCGCGATATCGTGAGCGTGCAGGTCGTCACCGTGCAGAAGAACAAGGCCTTGCCACTCGCGATTTCGCTCGTCGGCCTCGCCGGCGCTATTGTCGGCGGGATATTGCGCTCGCCAGTCGGCATGGTGTGCGGCACGATGCTGGCCGTGGTCGGCTGGCTCACCTGGGCGACTCAGGACATCACCCATCGCCTGATGGTGCAAACCGCGAATGGCGAGCGCGAAGCGCTGATGAGCACCGATCGCGATTTCGTCGAGCGCGTCGGCGCGGCCGTGAACGAAGCCAAAAGCACAGCCGCCACGCCGAAGGTCTGA